GCCCGTTCGCCGACATCCCGCCCTTGGATAAGTTCGATTATATCATCTGCCACGGTGTCTATTCCTGGGTCGATCAGGACGCCCGCAAACAAATTCTCGAAATTTGCCGGACCCATTTGGTCGAGAACGGTCTCGCCGTTATCAGCTACAATGCGTTGCCCGGTTGGAACATGGTCCGCAGCCTGCGTGAGATGATGCTCTACCAAGCCAATTTGTTCGAAGACCCGGTTGAGAAAGTCAGTCAGGCCATGGAATTGTTGCGCTTTGTCCGTGACAACAACCCAGAAGGCAGCGCCTACCGCGCCGTCATTGACAATGAAATCACTATGTTAAGCGAACAAACGGTCGCCTACATTGCGCACGATCACATGGAAGCCGAAAATACCCCATTCTATTTCCATGAATTCGCGGCGGCTTTAGAGCAGCACGGCCTGCAATATGTAGGCGATAGCAATATCACCCAAATGTATGTCGATAATATGCCGGCAAATGCCGCTGAAAAACTGAAAGCAGTGACGGACATCCTGCGCCAAGAACAGTATATGGATTTCATCACCAACCGACGGTTTCGGTCCAGCATCGTCTGCCCCTCAGCGACTGCGCTAAACCGCAATTTGCGAAGCGAACTGATCCACGATTTTTATCTGTCGAGTTCGATCACGCCGGACCCGGAAGACGTTAAGGTCGAGGCCGCTGACACGCGTTTTCGTGATCCCGTCGGTACGGTGGTCTTCACTGCTCACACCAGAGACGCGGCTGTTTTGTTCAGCCAGTTGTCCGAAAGTCCGCGGCGGATCAAAAGCGACGTTTTGATCAATAGAATTACAAAGAATTTTGCCGGTACCGACCGCGAAGCGTTGCGTGGGCTGCTTGAACAAATTGGCCTGCAGTTGGTCCTCAAGGGGTTTATTTCCTTGAACACGGAAGAGGGCGACTATGTTTCCGACATATCAGAGACGCCCGCGGCGTCGCGATTGGCGCGATATCAGACATCGCAACAGGGCTGGGCGACCAATGCGCGGCACGAGAAAATCAATCTCGACCATTTCACCCGTACCCTGATCGAATATTTGGACGGCACCCGCAGCCTCGACGATCTTTGCCAAATCATGGTTGAGCAAGTCGGCAAGGGGGCTCTCGGCGTTCAACTCGACGGTAAAGAGATTGCCGATACG
The sequence above is drawn from the Pseudomonadota bacterium genome and encodes:
- a CDS encoding methyltransferase regulatory domain-containing protein codes for the protein MNSATPFTYDAVPYQSFPYSATRPANIYTVGTLFGVSAPNIRTARVLELGCASGGNLIPLAFQYPDGRYTGIDASERQIGMADKSVSDLGLKNIEFIARPFADIPPLDKFDYIICHGVYSWVDQDARKQILEICRTHLVENGLAVISYNALPGWNMVRSLREMMLYQANLFEDPVEKVSQAMELLRFVRDNNPEGSAYRAVIDNEITMLSEQTVAYIAHDHMEAENTPFYFHEFAAALEQHGLQYVGDSNITQMYVDNMPANAAEKLKAVTDILRQEQYMDFITNRRFRSSIVCPSATALNRNLRSELIHDFYLSSSITPDPEDVKVEAADTRFRDPVGTVVFTAHTRDAAVLFSQLSESPRRIKSDVLINRITKNFAGTDREALRGLLEQIGLQLVLKGFISLNTEEGDYVSDISETPAASRLARYQTSQQGWATNARHEKINLDHFTRTLIEYLDGTRSLDDLCQIMVEQVGKGALGVQLDGKEIADTEQRRLVIRQLTETALNNFSRTALLVA